The DNA window AGGGCCACTGTCTCCGTTCCTGTTCAGATCATACCCATTTTTTATGCTGAATTCTTTTAGCTCGGATTTCCAGGAATCTTTTGgctgaaaaagaaaaagaatttaACAGATAATGATTACATAGATGTCATGGAGAAAACATTCAAAAGAGTTAAATAACCAAATTAACAACAGATTATGGGAAATACCAAATTGCTCTCTGGTATGTAGACTTTCAGCGTGTGGTTTAACTGAGCCCACTCCAAATATTCACATATCAATGCAGTTAGAAGTCTTCCTGTCAAAGTATCAACAAACAGATAAATAATTTATCGTAACTAGCATCTTAGACAACCCCAAGTGCACACATTAAGTACTAATTACTAATGATCCTGATAAATATTAGGTCGCTACAAAGATAGTTCCATAGAGTTTGCAGTCACTTAAATCTTTTCACGCAACCTGCATAGTAACCTTACATCTaattaaaaaaaagtaattGTGTTTGGCATTTCAAAATTGTAGCAATTCCGTTTCTATTCGGTGCATGAAGAAAAAGAGATGATATGGAGCCTGAATGTCACATACATGCATGCAGATTAACACATGTATCGAGGATAGAACATAACGGGAAAGTTGGAAATTAATTCACCTGAAGGAGAGTTATGGAGTTGCTTTGCACGACCATTGCAGCTACCCAATAGTGCAGGAGGCAGACCTTCTTTCTCTATCACCCCATCCTCTTCTTCAATTGCTTCAAACACACTGGCTCTCAGCTCAGCCTAATAACAAAGAATATATTAACAATATTTCCTGAAAACAGCTGCATTAGCAACTTCCCCTTATTTAGGCGTGGGAGTATTATATTTTCAGTGTATATGCTAAGTTGGTAAATTTTGTGTTGACTAAAAATTTAACGAGTCTTTCCAGTAATGTAAACGATTAAAAATATGAGCTTTTACTAAATTGCAAGCAATGCATGTGATTCTTTGAAAAACTTAGCTGCCGTGAACTTACTAGCATCATATGGCTTGAGTATTCTTAATTATTACCTGAATATATGCAGCAACACATCTAACTATTGTTGGCTTCTCAAGTTCAGTCACCAAACACACTTACACACACATTAAACTTGCCCATTCAGACACCAATTTACAAAAAAGACAAGAACATGCATTTCCATTTCAAAAACCTTTGTTGTGATCCTATATCAGCCAGACAGTTAGTTACAGAACGAGTGAATGATTAATAAGCTCAAGACTATCCTGCCTACAAGGCCAGTCTCTTGGATTTGGGTTTTCATCTCGGACTTATGGCCTTATATTGGTGCTTTTGTTATAAGTTGGTAAAGTGGAAGGAGCAGTCTGAGAAAGGACTACAATTGTATTGATTATTTGGCTCatgttcatattaaatattCAAGTACGTATACCTACTAGTCATAGGTAAGAGAAAACCGTCATAGGACAGGTAAGAGTGCCGACTTCTCCAGGAGCAGACAATGTTTAAACTCGCATCATACTAATAAGCTTGTGAGGGTTTCTCATCTACAATGCTAGTGCTTTGAGTTTAACCACTCCTCTCTCATCCCAGGCTTATGGGCAAACAATCTTAAGCATGCCATAAGAACTACCATCCCAAACCTTGGGTTCATTTCACAAATTTACAGGGTATGATAACAACCAAGGCAATTCTCAAGAGAAATCAAGTACCCGCGTTTTCTTAAAAATCTATAATAAAATCctacttccacaaattaaaatttCCTTACCAGTTATTCCAAATTATCCGCACCCCaaccacccccccccccccccccccccaattTATCTTTTCCGTTTTTAAAGCCCTCAACTTTTGTGTTCAAACAAAAACACACCCACGTGCATGAGAatgagaaattaaaaaaaaaacagaattcGTAACagatggctgaaaaatgaacGGGAGGAGTGATGCTTACTCGGATCTTGGCAAGGACGCCTTTCTTCTCAAGAGTACGAGTGATCAGGGTTTTTAAATCCATCATTTCTCTCGTATAATCGTCCATTCTAACGAAATTCTCACGATTTTCTGGTCGTCCTCAGCTCAGAATATTGAAGGACGGACCTGTGTTTCTCTGTCCTTTCCAATTCAGATTACAGATTTGAGGAGCTCGGAAGCAATGGCGTACGGCGGGTGTACGGTGGGTGCGTAGTATAGTGGCAGTGTAGAATGCTCCTTTAAACATTAAAACGctattaaaattattaactATATCACACGACTTTGCTTCGCGTTATCAAAAATCAACTAATTATTTTTCTGACGAAAATGGAATTCCGCTCTCATTCGATTCGAATCGGGTGAAGACCGAACAAAAATTCAACTAATTAATACGTGTGgattaaataataaaacattattaaatTAGTAAAGTAATCAATTACTCTTTCATGTTGTTTGCCAGACTATTTATGGTTCTAATTTCTAATATTATGTTgtctaaatttattaatattatcctTATTTTCATAATCAGATCGGTGACGAAATCGATCTATTTTGAAAAAGACGAGTCAATTGGAGCATCGGAGCGAAACAatgttttattatataatataacaatatgatattataaataatacattttaaaatttaaatttttaattaaagtttaaaatctaaaatacatataatcaaaatatcaaatatatatataaatattgtggggacccagacgctaatcatgttcttaattatcattgggactaattaatcaattataaaacagggtctaatttttttttaaaaatgcggaacgtagtgaaataaaacatatatacatctcagtataaaagtacaagtcttgtactacatacatttattcaactaaggtttaacagctaatatcaagtgtccaaccctatctctattccaagtccggagcctccactctcatcacgatctctcttcatcttctcaaccctgaacctgtcccacctgttgtcatgcacacatacaaaacaagacaacagccggataactctggtgagaataaatcccagtataaacaatgtaaacatgcaattatataaaaacatatataaacgcataaataagatatcattaacatgtagcaactcaacaaacatgaatgatatgaacactgtaaatcaacatgtcatcacagactcgactcaaacaacgcgtcgtctcagactcgactcaactctaacctagggatcccaatgtctggatattgataattatatcgaatctcagtcgataggaatgaatcaaccctaaacggcatcgatataattcatatatccagtgtctgggcgaaacagccgcagaattgacgaatcagtcaagaattaagcgaatcagccaataactagacgaatcagccagtacttaagcgaatcagccaaagtttagacgaatcagtcgataactagacgaatcagcaaataaccagacgaatcagccaataactaagcgaatcagccaatgactaaacgaatcagtagtcaatacatgcagtggctataaatcaatagactataaacatcaatatcatcaattacaaatatcaatgtaataaactaagtatgtgatttagggagactcgagtcaaacctcactcgagttgtgcaatcccaactcaacattaatttatacatttctttctgatacactgcactctgtcgaagtctcgaactcaaagcctgtcaatactcaatctgacaataacaatatcgagggtacggtatcaatacaccactcaaataacactggatataatcagaattcaatcaaattctgtttcaacagcacaacgtgatagtctcaatatacccaacaatatcatctcagtcagatatcaattctaacatctcataatcggtaacaattaaattctgatatcaaatcgactccaaaactactccgaaagtcataacaatttcatatggtatctgttctccagtccggtttcgattatacgatgtctaatatgataagaacatcatatatgaatcctatcagattctgacaataccataatttcaaaacatatcaaaacgtagcaaaacttacgtccagttgtagcctacgtcgataggaactcaataccgaagtcagattcaaaatcggacggacggatttctcccgaaaggcgtaaggattttcggaGCTTCTCTGAATCTTCTCCTTTTCTAATGAATTCTGAAcgaattcatgatatatatatgtatatatatatctctctCTCTCGTACATGCAAGAGGGCAAGTGGCTCATCCctcatactgcacgtctcgcgcatatgcgcgactaatatcggcgcatatgcgcgagacctactggtctcgtgaataagcttctcggcagctcgcgcatatgcgcgactcatctccgcgcatatgcgcgaggtcctctggacttcgcctgtacaggctcgcgcatatgcgcgactcacttcgcgcatatacgcgcatctgtgccgcgcatatgcgcgagggttactgttcctcgcacattttcatgcattatctcgtctttcccggtccgatcctttccgtcgataatcatatcaattatccccaaatcatttcagattaataggataaaattctcgggccttacaaataTACTCAAATATTAATAttcattattaaaataatatttttaaccaaattcaaaatctaaataatttttttttcaaggatatgagaaataaacaaattttagaagTTATAAAATAATAAGGTTGAATTGGTTGATCTGTTTTTTAACCGGTTAACCAGTTCATGACTGATCTGATCGATTTTTGACTGATTTGATAGTTAGAACATCTTATAAGTGACGTCCGGACTGGACTCATGGTTGATTATGGTAAGTCCAGTATAGTTTTGAAAATACTGAATGTTATGTCCCAAATCTCAGCTTACTCTAGACCTCAATTAGTCAAAATCTTTTAGAACATTTTTGTATCATTATTAAATATGTATAGCTTGTATCAAATCATATTTAACGAGATGTAACATTTTTAAATTTCTCATAATCAAACATCTAATAAATCTTTATTAGCAATATGTTACTCAAAATATCACAAAGATTTTGATGCATGCATAATGTCATTATCTATTTGAATTTATGGTGATTTTGGTGGATATGAAAAGCTTGAATGTTAAACTTCGTTTCACTCAACAAAACCATTTGATCATAAGTATTCCTTCCCCGActccattttatttttatcagcTCCActtcattaaaatatatatggcAACTAATCAAACTATATGAATCTGCATCAAGAAATTGCTTGCCTACAACGTTTATGCTCACCTCTAAAATGCTCAAATCGATCATCTGCACATTCTTGCTAGCCACAACCATAGCTAGCTCAGCAAGAATTCTTGATGAAGCAATCACACAAGTTCCACTCCCAGACGAAGAACCGGATACTTCTGATCCTACTCCAAATAACCCTCATGTTGGCACCCACTTTAATTTTACTCAGCCAAGCGGACAGTTTCCAGCCACTCTGCCACCGAATCCTTCAGCACCCGTCGTAGCACCCGAGCCTGATATTTCCAACACTCAAACTCCGCCAATAAGCAACATGTCACCGCAACATGTCACCGGTAAGGTAACCACTCCTGCCACCACGACGACCACTGGAGGAGCTGCCACCAGTACAGCCTCCGGTTCCACTACTGCATACCACCATACACTGTCCTTGTTCATGCATGACATCCTAGGTGGCTCACACCCTTCAGGCCGAGAAATGACTGGGATTGTCGCCAATTCCAATGCTAACAACCTCCCATTCTCAAAGCCGAACAATCAGATCTTCCCCATCAATAGTGGTGTGCCGCTAAACACCATCAATGGGTTCATCAACAACAACTTCCCCTCCCTAATTGGTCTAAACGGCTCCCCTACTAACACTCTCCTCCAAAATAATGGCAACAATAACATCATAAATGGTGGAAACAACCAGGCCTTAATCACAGCTGGGCAGTTGCCCGCTGGCGTAACCCTCCAACAGCTAAAGGATATGCAACCATTCATGAGACTCTTCCTCATGAGGATTAGCATACAACTGATGAGCTGGAAACAATTACACATTTCGCTCTTTATCTTACTCCATAGAGGGTTCTACCTTCCTTTTatcctttttctttttcctgcgtGCTCTTCATATGTTTTTCCGTAGTTTATCTTATTTGGTTGTGTGATCGATCGATGGTTTTGTGAAATGCATTTCTATGCTTGTTAATCTCCTTTTCATCATTATTACGACTGTGTTTTAATTGATCGACAGGGCTTCAAAGTAGTCGGGTTTTCTTCACTGTGCAAATAGAACTAACCATTCATACAATCGTACCCTTCATGCATGGCTTCGAAGTTTGTAATTTGAAGATATCAGAAAAACGTAAAAAAAAGTGGTTAAAACTAGAACCGAATTAAGTGTAATCAAAGCGTTAAATTAAATAAGTTTAAGCACAATTAATCGCTAATAAATTAGGTTTATAATTTagatgtatttttaaattttaattatgattaagcaTGTCTGATAATaatttgacaaatatttaacattttttaatgtgctctagttgcaaaaacaaataaagattgcaattttgagatttttatgcttttataaatatgaaaattaatgcatcagacttaaatttatcatatttatgtattattttatatatttattagtctgagataattacaattacactaaaaataaaaaccGTTTTTTCACGTTTAAGCCGGTGCTAATCTTGCTTAAGTTTGAAAAGCTTGGAGCTCGACATCCACGGTTCGGGACGCTTCACGCTTTTTAGAACCTTGATCAAAATATATCAGCTAGCacacataatatttattttatggcCCTCGTGTATAAAATATTGATAAAGCATTGCACGTGATTTCACGTgctcacataatttaattatttgaaatatatatattttttgaaaaaaaaaccataagaaaaaaaaaatatgtgaaCTCCATCAAAGTTCAGGGGTAAAacttatgttatataataaaaattatagtagttattgtaaattttaaattaatgtgATATTTACTGTAACGACACTTTGCAATGGCAGGtgattaaaaataaagttttttttttttg is part of the Primulina tabacum isolate GXHZ01 chromosome 18, ASM2559414v2, whole genome shotgun sequence genome and encodes:
- the LOC142533268 gene encoding uncharacterized protein LOC142533268 codes for the protein MLTSKMLKSIICTFLLATTIASSARILDEAITQVPLPDEEPDTSDPTPNNPHVGTHFNFTQPSGQFPATLPPNPSAPVVAPEPDISNTQTPPISNMSPQHVTGKVTTPATTTTTGGAATSTASGSTTAYHHTLSLFMHDILGGSHPSGREMTGIVANSNANNLPFSKPNNQIFPINSGVPLNTINGFINNNFPSLIGLNGSPTNTLLQNNGNNNIINGGNNQALITAGQLPAGVTLQQLKDMQPFMRLFLMRISIQLMSWKQLHISLFILLHRGFYLPFILFLFPACSSYVFP
- the LOC142532545 gene encoding protein TONNEAU 1a-like isoform X2, whose amino-acid sequence is MDDYTREMMDLKTLITRTLEKKGVLAKIRAELRASVFEAIEEEDGVIEKEGLPPALLGSCNGRAKQLHNSPSGRLLTALICEYLEWAQLNHTLKVYIPESNLPKDSWKSELKEFSIKNGYDLNRNGDSGPLLLDVLEGFLKFEGRGSNRRLTTPDADALSNLDVRNIKRPPSSSVAGGLPPLGRPLPSSQASDRRAGSSTSSYRKDDYNWRYDNDDLPEDMMRASAALENLQLDRKARNLTSWRHAGDGIFEEDSRVDHK